The following nucleotide sequence is from Achromobacter spanius.
CCTGACCCCGGTGGTCTGCGTGGGTGAATCGCTGGCTGATCGCGAAGCCGGCAACACGTTGGCCGTCATTGAACGCCAATTGAAGCCGGTGTTGGCGCTGGGCGCGGAAGCCGTGTCGCGCATGGTGCTGGCCTACGAACCCGTCTGGGCCATCGGCACCGGCCGTACCGCCAGCCCCGAGCAAGCGCAGGAAGTTCATGGCGCCATCCGCGCCGCCTTGCGCACGCTGGGCGCGGCGCAGGTTCAAGTTTTATACGGCGGCAGCGTAAAAGCTGCCAACGCCGCCAGTTTGTTCGCCATGACTGATATCGACGGGGCCCTGGTCGGCGGCGCGTCGCTAGTGGCTGAAGAATTTTTGCGTATTGCCGCCATCTAAGTTTCCGTTCCGGAGTCTGTAATGCCCTTGATGCTTAAACTTTTGCTGGCCGTCCAAGTGATATCGGCGCTGGCTATCATCGTTCTGGTCCTGCTGCAGCAGGGCAAGGGCGCCGACATGGGGTCCGCTTTCGGTAGCGGCTCGTCCGGCAGCCTGTTCGGTGCCACCGGCGCCGCCAACTTCCTGTCGCGCGCCACCAAGTGGGCCGCCGTGGTCTTCTTCGCGTCCACCGCCGGCCTGGCCTATGTCAGCCACAAGGGCACCAGCGGCCCCGCCGTTGATTCGGGCGTGATGCAGAACTTCCCGGCCGACCGCTCCGTGCCGCAAGTGCCGGGCGCAGCCCCCGCCGCACCGGACGCAGGTAGCTCGTCGGTGCCTGGCGCGGCTTCGGTTCCGGCTGCGCCTGCCGCGCCGGCCAAGTCCGACGCGTCGGTGCCGTCGGCCCCGGCCGCACCGGCTGCCGCTGAAAAGCCGGCTGAAACGCCCGCCAAGTAAGTCAGGGCATGCCCAAAAAGGCCGGCGAGCAAACGCCGGCTTTTTTTTGCGCAGGCCAGATCGCTGCGCATTGCTAGCAGGCTTCCGGCGCCAACAAATTCCATGCTAGAATGCTCGACTTTCTGGCCTTGCCTACGGGGAAGCCAAGAAAACTGGTGAAAGCCGACGTGGTGAAATTGGTAGACACGCTATCTTGAGGGGGTAGTGGCGAAAGCTGTGCGAGTTCGAGTCTCGCCGTCGGCACCAAGAATTTGTCCAGGGCTGCCCTGGAAGCAAGAAAGCTAAAAAGCCCGTAAGAATCAAAATCTTACGGGCTTTTTGTCGTTCGCTCTTGCCCGCTGCCTTGCTTGACGAGCGGGTTGAGGGGGTTGAGGGGTTGAGGGGTTGAGGGGGTGACGGGGTTCAGGGAGTTGACGAGGTTAGCGTTCCTGGCGGCGGCTGAGGCCCGCAGCCGCCAGCATCAGCGTCAGGCTGACTGCGACGGCCACCGCCGCCATCGCCATGCCTTCTCCCACCGATCCCTGCTCGAACTGCCGCCAGACGAAGATCGATACGGTCTGCACTCCGGCGGGCGCCAGCAGCAGCGACGTCACCAGCTCGCGCGACGCGACGGCGAACACCATCAGCATCGACGCCGCCAAGCCGGGCAGCACCAGCGGCAGGACGATGCGCCGCAGCGCCAACGCCGCGCTGGCCCCGTGGACGCGCGCCGCCGCCTCCAGGTTGGCGCCGATCTGTGCCAATGCCGCGCCGACATAGCGCACAGGGTAGGGCAGGAGCAGGCAGGTATAGGACAGCAGCAGGATGGCCCAGGTGCCGTACGGAGTTACCGGCCAGAACGGCTGATTCCACGCAAGGATCAGGCCGACGCCGACCACCACGCCAGGCAATGCGGCGGGCAACATGGCCAGCGTGTCTATAAGCGCGGCCCCGCGCACGTGACGCCCCGCGACGCACCAGGCCGCCAGCAACCCCACGGCACCCGCAAGCAAGGCCGTCCCGCTCGCCAGCGACATGCTGGTGGACAGGGCCTCCCACGCTTCGCCACGGGCATCAAATAGCGCGGCGAAGTTGGCCAGCGTCAGGTTGCCGGCCGACAGCCCACCCGACACGTTGCGCGTCAGCGCGGCGGCCAGCATCGAGGCCAGCGGCGCGGCCACCGCAATCAGCGCTACGGCGCTGAACAGCAGCAGCACCAGCGCGCGCCATGGGCCCAGTTCGCCGCGCGCCAGTGGCGCGGGCTTGCCGGTCGTGGTTTCGAAGCCGCGCCCCGCCAGCGCGGCGCGTTGCACGGCATAGGCGGTCATGGCCAGCGCCACCAGCACCAGCGACAGCAGCGAGGCGCCGGGCAGGTCGATTGGCCAGTCGGCTAGCCGGCGTTCGATGGCGGTGGTGAGCACGGCGACGCCCGACTGCGCGCCGAGCGCCGCGGGGACGCCGTATTCCTCGATGGCGAGCGTGAAGGCAAGCAGCAGGCTGGCTGCGATGGCGGGCAGCGCCAGCGGCAGCGTGACGCGCAGGAAGGCGCGCCAGGGTCCGGCGCCGAACACGCGCGCCACGTCCGCCATCCGTGCTCCGGTGGCCGCCATGCTGCGCGAGACGGCGAAGTACACGACGGGAAAGATCGCCAGGCCCATGGCCAAGGTCACGCCCGTTGGCGAGAACAGCAGCGGACCCAGGTTGAAGCCCGTCAACTGTTCAAGATAGCCGCGAGGCTGCAGCGCCATCGTCCACGACAAGGCCGCTATATAAGGCGGGAGCAGGAAGGGCACCAGGAACAACAGGTCCCACAAGCGCGCCAGCGGCACGCGGAACAGCCCGCGCAGCGCACCGAGCGGAATGCCGATGGCCGCGCTGACGGTGGCGACGCCCACGCCCAGCTTCAGGGTCCCGCCGACCAGGCCCAGCGTCGCGGGATTGCCCAGTGTGTTGGGCCAGGCGCCGAACGGATCGCGCAGCGAGCCTTCTGCCAGATGGGGAAAGACGGCTTGCAGCGCTACAAACACCATGGGCAATGCGACGAGCACCGCCAGTGCGGCCAGGGTGGTGGCCGCCAGGAGATAGATGCTTTTCATGGATGGGATCGGATGCCGGACCGGCCGGCACCCCGGCCTGTCAGTGTTGGCCGAAGACGCGGCCGAAGCGGGTCAGCACGTCGGCCCGGCTGGCGCCAGATTCGGCTGCTGCCTCAGGCAGTAGGGCCAGATCCTTGAACACCGGCCGCTTGGCTGCGACGTCCTGGCGCGCAGGCATCAGCCAGGCATCCGCCACAGCGCGCTGGCCTTCTTCGGACAGCACGTAATCCACGAACTTGCGCGCCTCGTCGGCTTGGCGCGCCGTCTTCAGGATCATCATGGGACGCGGGGCGATGGCGGTGCCGCTGGACGGGAAGA
It contains:
- the tpiA gene encoding triose-phosphate isomerase; translated protein: MTSVENRARLVLGNWKMHGNLAENAALLTELRAADAASHCEIGICVPFPYLAQAGSALTGSSVSWGAQDVSAHEKGAYTGEVSGAMLKEFGCRWALAGHSERRVLHGETDEIVAAKAQAALAAGLTPVVCVGESLADREAGNTLAVIERQLKPVLALGAEAVSRMVLAYEPVWAIGTGRTASPEQAQEVHGAIRAALRTLGAAQVQVLYGGSVKAANAASLFAMTDIDGALVGGASLVAEEFLRIAAI
- the secG gene encoding preprotein translocase subunit SecG yields the protein MPLMLKLLLAVQVISALAIIVLVLLQQGKGADMGSAFGSGSSGSLFGATGAANFLSRATKWAAVVFFASTAGLAYVSHKGTSGPAVDSGVMQNFPADRSVPQVPGAAPAAPDAGSSSVPGAASVPAAPAAPAKSDASVPSAPAAPAAAEKPAETPAK
- a CDS encoding ABC transporter permease — encoded protein: MKSIYLLAATTLAALAVLVALPMVFVALQAVFPHLAEGSLRDPFGAWPNTLGNPATLGLVGGTLKLGVGVATVSAAIGIPLGALRGLFRVPLARLWDLLFLVPFLLPPYIAALSWTMALQPRGYLEQLTGFNLGPLLFSPTGVTLAMGLAIFPVVYFAVSRSMAATGARMADVARVFGAGPWRAFLRVTLPLALPAIAASLLLAFTLAIEEYGVPAALGAQSGVAVLTTAIERRLADWPIDLPGASLLSLVLVALAMTAYAVQRAALAGRGFETTTGKPAPLARGELGPWRALVLLLFSAVALIAVAAPLASMLAAALTRNVSGGLSAGNLTLANFAALFDARGEAWEALSTSMSLASGTALLAGAVGLLAAWCVAGRHVRGAALIDTLAMLPAALPGVVVGVGLILAWNQPFWPVTPYGTWAILLLSYTCLLLPYPVRYVGAALAQIGANLEAAARVHGASAALALRRIVLPLVLPGLAASMLMVFAVASRELVTSLLLAPAGVQTVSIFVWRQFEQGSVGEGMAMAAVAVAVSLTLMLAAAGLSRRQER